The Ancylobacter sp. WKF20 genome contains a region encoding:
- a CDS encoding TRAP transporter large permease subunit has translation MFLSDPALGILMLVLFLIFLMLGFPIAFTLMALGVGFGYFTQGDSIFNLFVQRTYSVMANDVLISIPLFLFMGYVIERANILDRLFRSIQLAAGWIPGSLAVATLITCALFATATGIVGAVVTLMGLLAFPAMLRAGYDTKLASGVVCAGGCLGILIPPSVMLILYGATAGVSVVKLYAAAFFPGIALAGMYIAYVIIRAMINPSLAPKLPAEERNIPALTIIWALLTSFLPLVALIVTVLGCIILGLATPSEAAAIGAFGAVLLALAYRTFSFTKLKDSVFLTARASAMVCWLFVGSAVFSAVFALLGGQRLVEEFIMSLDLGPIGFLLLTQAIIFVLGWPLEWTEIIVIFLPIFLPLLDHFNIDPIFFGVLVALNLQTSFLSPPVAMAPFYLKGVAPKGVTIEQIFSGVMPFIYIVIFAMVLLYMFPGFALWLPNYLYGG, from the coding sequence ATGTTTCTTTCGGACCCCGCCCTCGGCATCCTGATGCTGGTGCTGTTCCTGATTTTCCTGATGCTCGGCTTTCCCATCGCCTTCACGCTGATGGCGCTGGGCGTGGGCTTCGGCTACTTCACGCAAGGGGACAGCATCTTCAACCTCTTCGTCCAGCGCACCTATTCGGTGATGGCGAATGACGTGCTGATTTCCATCCCGCTCTTCCTGTTCATGGGCTATGTGATCGAGCGGGCGAACATCCTCGACCGGCTGTTCCGTTCCATCCAGCTCGCGGCCGGCTGGATCCCCGGCTCCCTCGCCGTGGCGACGCTGATCACCTGCGCGCTGTTCGCCACCGCCACAGGCATCGTCGGCGCCGTGGTGACGCTGATGGGCCTGCTCGCCTTTCCGGCCATGCTGCGTGCCGGCTACGACACCAAGCTCGCCTCGGGCGTGGTCTGCGCCGGTGGCTGCCTCGGCATCCTCATCCCGCCGAGCGTCATGCTGATCCTCTACGGCGCCACGGCTGGCGTCTCGGTGGTGAAGCTCTATGCCGCCGCCTTCTTCCCCGGCATCGCGCTCGCCGGCATGTACATCGCCTATGTGATCATCCGCGCGATGATCAACCCGTCGCTGGCACCGAAGCTGCCGGCGGAGGAACGCAACATTCCGGCCCTGACCATCATCTGGGCGCTGCTGACCTCGTTCCTGCCGCTGGTCGCGCTGATCGTCACGGTGCTTGGCTGCATCATCCTCGGCCTCGCGACCCCGTCAGAAGCGGCTGCCATCGGTGCCTTCGGCGCGGTGCTGCTGGCGCTGGCCTACCGCACCTTCAGCTTCACCAAGCTGAAGGATTCGGTGTTCCTCACCGCCCGCGCCTCGGCCATGGTGTGCTGGCTCTTCGTCGGCTCGGCGGTATTCTCGGCGGTGTTCGCGCTGCTGGGCGGCCAGAGGCTGGTCGAGGAGTTCATCATGAGCCTCGATCTCGGCCCGATCGGCTTCCTGCTGCTCACCCAGGCGATCATCTTCGTGCTGGGCTGGCCGCTGGAATGGACGGAGATCATCGTGATCTTCCTGCCGATCTTCCTGCCGCTGCTCGACCATTTCAACATCGACCCGATCTTCTTCGGGGTGCTGGTGGCGCTGAACCTGCAGACCTCGTTCCTGTCGCCGCCCGTCGCCATGGCGCCGTTCTATCTGAAGGGCGTGGCGCCGAAGGGGGTGACGATCGAGCAGATCTTCTCGGGCGTCATGCCCTTCATCTACATCGTCATCTTCGCGATGGTGCTGCTCTACATGTTCCCCGGCTTCGCCCTGTGGCTGCCGAACTACCTGTATGGCGGCTGA
- a CDS encoding ATP-binding protein, with protein sequence MKIGIELGSSTAGQPVRLDLEELLSTRLLVQGNSGSGKSHLLRRLLEQSAGHVQQAIIDPEGDFVSLADRFGHVVIDAERTQGEIQRIAARIRRHRASVVFNLEGLDADAQMRSAAAFLNGLFEAEREYWYPMLVVVDEAQLFAPSGAGEISDEARRVSLSAMTNLMCRGRKRGLAGVIATQRLAKLAKNVAAEASNFLMGRTFLDIDMARAADLLGMEKRQAESFRDLNTGSFVALGPALSRRPLALKIGYVETASRNGRPELMPPPELGSAQIQDLIFDDLATEPMPTPVRRVEARPVEDIIETLEEARPPEPVPVDPEAAAAFEAEREALVAEIVRQFVADGDAPFRSAASLYPDFLVHCRVRRVGSKVPDLADFTRRLAIARAGLDGRVDSEEWGRAVEQASGLPEEMQGVFLLLARAGMEGAPSPADEVLAKAYGSRSPSRGRWLLTYMEERGHLVCEADFRGRRVVRFPALGWKTAPGDPKALSA encoded by the coding sequence ATGAAGATCGGTATCGAGCTCGGAAGCAGCACCGCCGGCCAGCCGGTACGGCTCGATCTGGAGGAGCTTCTGTCCACCCGCCTGCTGGTGCAGGGGAATTCGGGTTCGGGCAAGTCGCATCTGCTGCGCCGCCTGCTGGAACAGAGCGCCGGCCATGTGCAGCAGGCGATCATTGATCCGGAAGGCGACTTCGTCAGCCTCGCCGACCGCTTCGGCCATGTGGTGATCGATGCCGAGCGCACGCAGGGCGAGATTCAGCGCATCGCCGCCCGCATCCGGCGCCACCGGGCCTCGGTGGTGTTCAACCTTGAGGGGCTGGACGCCGACGCGCAGATGCGCTCGGCCGCCGCTTTCCTCAACGGGCTGTTCGAGGCCGAGCGCGAATATTGGTACCCGATGCTCGTGGTGGTGGACGAGGCGCAGCTTTTCGCCCCCTCAGGTGCCGGTGAGATTTCCGACGAGGCGCGGCGCGTTTCGCTGTCGGCCATGACCAATCTGATGTGCCGTGGCCGCAAGCGCGGCCTTGCCGGCGTCATCGCCACGCAGCGCCTCGCCAAGCTCGCGAAGAATGTGGCGGCGGAAGCCTCGAACTTCCTGATGGGCCGCACCTTCCTCGACATCGACATGGCCCGCGCGGCGGACCTGCTCGGCATGGAGAAGCGGCAGGCCGAGAGCTTCCGCGATCTCAACACCGGCTCCTTCGTGGCGCTCGGCCCGGCGCTCTCGCGCCGCCCGCTGGCGCTCAAGATTGGCTATGTCGAGACCGCGAGCCGCAATGGCCGCCCCGAGCTGATGCCACCCCCGGAGCTGGGCTCGGCGCAGATCCAGGACCTGATCTTCGACGATCTTGCCACTGAACCGATGCCCACCCCGGTACGGCGGGTCGAGGCGCGCCCGGTCGAGGACATCATCGAGACCCTGGAAGAGGCGCGGCCGCCGGAGCCCGTGCCGGTCGATCCGGAAGCCGCCGCCGCCTTCGAGGCCGAGCGCGAGGCACTGGTCGCGGAGATTGTCCGCCAATTCGTGGCTGATGGCGATGCGCCGTTCCGCTCGGCCGCCTCGCTCTACCCGGATTTCCTCGTTCATTGCCGGGTGCGGCGCGTGGGCTCCAAGGTGCCGGACCTTGCCGACTTCACCCGCCGCCTCGCCATCGCACGCGCCGGGCTCGACGGACGGGTTGACAGTGAGGAATGGGGCCGGGCGGTAGAGCAGGCCTCCGGCCTGCCGGAGGAGATGCAGGGCGTGTTCCTGCTGCTCGCCCGCGCCGGCATGGAGGGCGCGCCCTCGCCGGCGGATGAGGTGCTGGCCAAGGCCTATGGCAGCCGCTCGCCCTCGCGGGGGCGCTGGCTGCTCACCTATATGGAAGAGCGCGGCCACCTCGTCTGCGAGGCGGATTTCCGGGGGCGGCGCGTGGTGCGCTTCCCCGCGCTCGGCTGGAAGACCGCGCCGGGTGACCCCAAGGCACTGTCGGCCTGA
- a CDS encoding DUF488 domain-containing protein, with the protein MALVPLFTIGYEQVSSSAVLDTLAGAGVDLLVDVRAVAASRRAGFSKSHLAAGVSERGIGYLHLRGLGTPAEGRQAARSGHYGELRRIYDAHLATPTAQEQLDELTELVRAGRRVCVLCFERHPEHCHRQMVADLICERVGAPIEHLFAPPV; encoded by the coding sequence ATGGCATTGGTTCCGCTCTTCACCATCGGCTACGAACAGGTCTCCTCCTCCGCCGTGCTCGACACGCTGGCCGGTGCGGGGGTTGACCTTCTGGTGGATGTGCGGGCGGTCGCCGCCTCGCGCCGTGCCGGCTTCTCGAAAAGCCATCTCGCCGCCGGCGTCTCCGAACGCGGCATCGGCTATCTGCACCTGCGCGGGCTCGGCACCCCGGCCGAGGGCCGGCAAGCGGCGCGCAGCGGCCATTATGGTGAGCTGCGTCGCATCTATGACGCGCATCTGGCCACGCCGACGGCGCAGGAGCAGCTCGACGAGCTGACCGAGCTGGTGCGCGCCGGACGCCGCGTCTGCGTCCTCTGTTTCGAGCGGCACCCCGAACATTGCCACCGGCAGATGGTGGCCGATCTCATCTGCGAGCGCGTCGGCGCCCCCATCGAACACCTGTTCGCCCCGCCGGTGTGA
- the bcsS gene encoding cellulose biosynthesis protein BcsS: protein MTGTPAPTRTRAAAGPIPVLRLAAWAAALPLALGLAPLAAADPLTDSFKRRLYFYAGSDMARDTSYGWAGLAWAPFARMDEDGLRLRFQGGGGRYRYETADVAGGWNGVSKTEAEALIGWQTLRGPHALALYAGIAMIDNQLDLPDPANQDQGTRYGGKLVAEWFYRWDERGTLSAAISATTADSAATARFAAGWRMLEWLELGVETAATSDWPDRDARLGGFLVVPVKGQELRAAGGWRWSSDETDGAYLTLSVYMPY from the coding sequence ATGACCGGTACGCCTGCGCCGACGCGTACCCGCGCGGCCGCGGGTCCGATCCCGGTCCTGCGCCTCGCCGCATGGGCCGCAGCGCTGCCGCTCGCCCTAGGTCTCGCGCCTTTGGCGGCGGCCGATCCGCTTACCGACAGCTTCAAGCGGCGGCTCTATTTCTATGCGGGCAGCGACATGGCCCGCGACACCTCCTATGGCTGGGCAGGCCTCGCATGGGCGCCCTTTGCCCGCATGGACGAGGACGGCCTGCGCCTACGCTTTCAGGGCGGCGGCGGGCGTTACCGCTATGAGACCGCCGACGTCGCCGGCGGCTGGAACGGCGTGAGCAAGACCGAAGCGGAGGCGCTCATCGGCTGGCAGACGCTGCGCGGTCCGCACGCTCTGGCGCTCTATGCGGGCATTGCCATGATCGACAACCAGCTCGACCTGCCCGATCCCGCCAATCAGGACCAGGGCACGCGCTATGGCGGCAAGTTGGTCGCCGAGTGGTTCTATCGCTGGGATGAGCGCGGCACGCTGTCCGCCGCGATCAGCGCTACCACCGCCGACAGCGCCGCCACCGCGCGTTTCGCCGCCGGCTGGCGGATGCTCGAGTGGCTGGAACTCGGTGTCGAAACCGCCGCCACCTCGGACTGGCCGGACCGCGACGCCCGGCTGGGCGGCTTTCTCGTAGTGCCTGTCAAGGGGCAGGAGCTGCGCGCCGCCGGCGGCTGGCGCTGGAGTTCGGACGAGACGGATGGCGCCTATCTCACCCTGTCGGTCTACATGCCCTATTGA
- a CDS encoding molybdopterin-binding/glycosyltransferase family 2 protein: MRVPGAELRKGARIDAAALAALAQAGITEIVAVQLEPGDVDEDAAAAEIAAAVSGDHAAVDAAFTGRANIRAAEAGVLVVDRAGIDALNRIDEAVTLATLPAFAAVEAGQMIGTVKIIPFAVSAPAMAAARAACGRVIEVAPYRLKRVAVISTLLPGLPEKVIAKTLRVTAARLAPMGVGIALERRVPHDEAALAVAIAEVRQAGAELIIVFGASAIADRRDVIPAAIEAAGGLVEHFGMPVDPGNLLLVARLGAVPVLGAPGCARSPKDNGFDWVLRRLVAGLPVTRDDITGMGVGGLLMEIPSRPQPRESVASTGLAGAVVLAAGRGTRMPHAHKLTADLGGAPLLRRAVQAALASHARPVIVVTGHEAERVRGALAGLNVRFVHNPAYAEGLSTSLRAGIGALPPEVDRAVVLLGDMPKVEFGLVDRLAGALNLAEGRLVAVPVSEGRRGNPVAWSRALFGDLMALSGDVGARHLIAANAEAVVEVPVEGEGAFLDIDTREELEALAIHEIATHADVDAAAALEGMKAEDA; the protein is encoded by the coding sequence CTGCGCGTACCCGGTGCCGAGCTGCGCAAGGGCGCGCGGATCGATGCCGCCGCGCTCGCCGCGCTGGCTCAGGCCGGTATTACCGAGATCGTCGCGGTGCAGCTGGAGCCTGGCGATGTCGACGAGGACGCCGCCGCCGCCGAGATCGCCGCGGCGGTGAGTGGCGACCATGCCGCGGTCGATGCCGCCTTCACCGGCCGCGCCAATATCCGTGCGGCGGAAGCGGGCGTTCTCGTTGTCGACCGTGCGGGGATCGACGCACTCAACCGCATTGACGAGGCCGTGACGCTGGCGACGCTGCCCGCCTTCGCTGCTGTCGAGGCCGGGCAGATGATCGGCACGGTGAAGATCATCCCCTTCGCCGTGTCCGCCCCCGCCATGGCGGCGGCGCGGGCCGCCTGCGGCCGGGTGATCGAGGTCGCGCCCTATCGGCTCAAGCGGGTGGCGGTCATTTCCACCCTTCTGCCGGGATTGCCGGAAAAGGTCATCGCCAAGACCCTGCGCGTAACGGCTGCGCGGCTCGCTCCGATGGGGGTAGGGATCGCTCTCGAGCGCCGGGTGCCGCATGACGAGGCGGCGCTTGCGGTGGCGATCGCGGAGGTGCGGCAGGCAGGGGCGGAGCTCATCATCGTGTTCGGCGCCTCGGCGATTGCCGACCGGCGCGACGTGATCCCGGCCGCCATTGAGGCCGCGGGCGGCTTGGTCGAGCATTTCGGCATGCCGGTCGATCCCGGCAATCTCCTGCTGGTCGCCCGGCTTGGTGCCGTGCCGGTGCTCGGCGCGCCGGGCTGCGCGCGCAGCCCGAAGGACAACGGCTTCGACTGGGTGCTGCGTCGGCTGGTGGCGGGTCTGCCGGTCACGCGCGACGACATTACGGGCATGGGCGTGGGAGGCTTGCTGATGGAGATTCCCTCAAGGCCGCAGCCGCGCGAGAGCGTGGCATCGACCGGGCTTGCCGGCGCGGTGGTGCTGGCGGCGGGGCGCGGGACGCGGATGCCGCATGCCCACAAGCTCACCGCCGATCTCGGTGGCGCGCCATTGCTGCGGCGTGCCGTGCAGGCGGCGCTTGCCTCACACGCCCGGCCGGTGATTGTCGTGACCGGCCACGAAGCCGAGAGGGTGCGCGGGGCGCTGGCGGGGCTCAATGTGCGTTTCGTCCATAACCCCGCCTATGCCGAGGGCCTGTCCACCTCGCTGCGGGCCGGCATTGGCGCGCTGCCGCCGGAGGTGGATCGGGCCGTGGTGCTGCTCGGCGACATGCCGAAGGTCGAGTTTGGGCTCGTGGACCGGCTCGCGGGTGCGCTCAATCTCGCCGAGGGGCGGCTGGTCGCCGTGCCGGTCAGCGAGGGGCGGCGCGGCAATCCCGTTGCCTGGTCGCGGGCGCTGTTCGGCGACCTCATGGCGCTGTCGGGTGATGTCGGGGCGCGTCATCTCATCGCCGCCAATGCCGAGGCGGTGGTCGAGGTGCCGGTGGAGGGCGAGGGCGCCTTCCTCGATATCGACACCCGCGAGGAGCTGGAGGCACTGGCGATCCATGAAATCGCCACCCATGCCGATGTCGATGCCGCGGCCGCCCTTGAGGGCATGAAGGCGGAGGACGCCTGA
- a CDS encoding XdhC family protein, whose amino-acid sequence MDLALLQMLNAERAARRATVLVTELGSGRQRLVRPAEVDGDPLAEALGEAFRTGKSALIESGNERVFLTAQVPSPRLIITGAVHISQALAPMAAMADFSVIIIDPRTAFATEDRFPGVDIRAEWPDVALPELGLDPFTALVALTHDPKIDDPALAAGLNAGCFYIGALGSRKTHAARLERLAERGLAREQLARIHAPIGLDIGSVSPAEIAVSILGEIIADLRRKPLRREKAA is encoded by the coding sequence ATGGACCTCGCCCTTCTGCAAATGCTGAATGCCGAGCGCGCCGCGCGCCGGGCGACGGTGCTCGTCACCGAACTCGGTTCCGGGCGCCAGCGTCTCGTCCGTCCGGCCGAGGTGGACGGCGATCCGCTGGCGGAGGCTCTCGGTGAAGCGTTTCGCACCGGCAAGAGCGCGCTGATCGAATCCGGCAATGAGCGGGTGTTCCTTACCGCGCAGGTGCCCTCGCCGCGGCTCATCATCACCGGCGCCGTGCATATCTCTCAGGCGCTCGCTCCCATGGCGGCGATGGCGGATTTCAGCGTCATCATCATCGACCCGCGCACCGCCTTCGCAACGGAAGACCGCTTCCCCGGTGTCGACATCCGCGCCGAATGGCCGGATGTGGCGCTCCCCGAGCTGGGGCTCGACCCCTTCACCGCGCTGGTGGCGCTGACGCATGATCCGAAGATCGACGATCCGGCACTCGCGGCGGGGCTCAACGCGGGTTGCTTCTATATCGGCGCGCTCGGCTCGCGGAAGACCCATGCGGCACGGCTGGAACGGCTCGCCGAGCGCGGCCTCGCGCGCGAGCAGCTTGCGCGCATCCATGCGCCCATTGGCCTCGATATCGGCTCGGTGAGCCCGGCAGAGATCGCGGTCTCCATTCTCGGTGAGATCATCGCCGATCTGCGTCGCAAGCCGCTGCGCCGGGAGAAGGCGGCGTGA
- a CDS encoding XdhC family protein yields MFAREEDVLEAAARWRQEGHGVALATVVQTWGSAPRPVGSHLVIDEAGRFLGSVSGGCVEGAVVAEAAEVIEDGRPRLLEFGVADETAWQVGLSCGGRISVYVEKVA; encoded by the coding sequence ATGTTCGCGCGTGAGGAAGATGTTCTGGAGGCCGCGGCACGCTGGCGCCAGGAAGGCCATGGCGTGGCACTCGCCACGGTTGTGCAGACCTGGGGCTCGGCGCCGCGCCCGGTCGGCAGCCATCTGGTGATCGACGAGGCCGGCCGGTTTCTCGGCTCGGTCTCCGGCGGCTGCGTCGAGGGTGCGGTGGTGGCCGAGGCTGCCGAGGTGATCGAGGATGGCCGCCCGCGTCTGCTGGAATTCGGTGTCGCGGACGAGACGGCGTGGCAGGTCGGGCTCTCCTGTGGCGGGCGGATCAGCGTCTATGTCGAGAAGGTCGCCTGA
- a CDS encoding lysine-2,3-aminomutase-like protein — protein sequence MSASSPPVAAASVASLPRTLRRPAELADAGLLPADHGLDALAARYAVAVTPALIARIDRDDPADPIARQFVPDARELDTRAEELTDPIGDEAHSPVPGIVHRYPDRVLLKLVGVCAVYCRFCFRREMVGPGAETSLSEAALESALAYIAGRPEIWEVVLTGGDPLVAAPRRLADLMARLAAIDHVKIVRFHTRVPIAAPERVTATLVEALRHPGLTTYVAVHANHARELGAPARAAIARLADAGIALVSQSVLLRGVNDEADTLAALFRALVECRVKPYYLHHPDLAPGTGHFRLPIARGQELMRALRGRLSGLALPTYVLDIPGGYGKVPIGPDYLEPTPEGWRVTDYCGGVHAYEAADGAAPR from the coding sequence ATGAGCGCTTCCTCCCCTCCTGTCGCAGCGGCATCCGTGGCCAGTCTGCCGCGCACGCTGCGCCGGCCGGCCGAACTTGCCGATGCAGGCCTGCTCCCGGCCGATCACGGCCTCGACGCCCTCGCCGCGCGCTATGCCGTGGCGGTGACGCCCGCCTTGATCGCCCGGATCGACCGTGACGATCCCGCCGATCCCATCGCCCGGCAATTCGTGCCGGATGCGAGGGAGCTGGACACCAGGGCCGAGGAACTGACCGACCCGATCGGCGATGAGGCGCATAGCCCGGTGCCGGGCATCGTCCACCGCTATCCCGACCGGGTGCTGCTGAAGCTGGTCGGGGTCTGCGCGGTCTATTGCCGCTTCTGCTTCCGCCGCGAAATGGTCGGGCCGGGCGCCGAGACCAGCCTGTCCGAAGCCGCGCTGGAGAGCGCCCTCGCCTATATCGCCGGGCGTCCGGAGATCTGGGAGGTCGTGCTCACCGGCGGCGACCCGCTGGTGGCGGCGCCGCGTCGCCTTGCCGATCTGATGGCGCGGCTTGCCGCAATCGACCATGTGAAGATCGTGCGCTTCCACACCCGCGTGCCCATCGCCGCACCGGAGCGCGTGACGGCGACGCTGGTTGAGGCGCTGCGCCATCCCGGCCTCACCACCTATGTCGCCGTTCACGCCAATCACGCGCGCGAACTCGGCGCCCCGGCCCGCGCCGCCATCGCCCGGCTCGCCGATGCCGGCATCGCGCTGGTCAGCCAGTCCGTGCTGCTCCGGGGCGTGAATGACGAGGCAGATACGCTCGCCGCGCTGTTTCGCGCCCTCGTCGAATGTCGGGTGAAGCCCTATTACCTGCACCATCCCGATCTCGCGCCGGGCACCGGGCATTTCCGCCTGCCGATCGCGCGCGGGCAGGAATTGATGCGCGCCCTGCGCGGGCGGCTCTCCGGCCTCGCCCTCCCCACCTATGTGCTCGACATACCCGGCGGCTACGGCAAGGTGCCGATCGGGCCGGACTATCTCGAGCCGACGCCAGAGGGCTGGCGCGTCACCGATTATTGCGGCGGCGTTCATGCCTATGAGGCCGCGGATGGGGCAGCGCCGCGATGA